A genomic window from Streptomyces sp. HUAS YS2 includes:
- a CDS encoding IucA/IucC family protein has product MNASPAPEASDDRGRPPAGPRGPLAVEQVTVPRQHSGPYEPRPTGAPQSAPAPHPAPQSAPAPQPASALGDDLLDHPDPERAADAAALENLLRCWVREKNLPAPAADVLRIPLDASGAALLVPVRYWSPTGWHRFGSPALENAPRSAPPVDAVTVAALIGRESGRPEGTELVGRVADSVRRTADFIVARRHDPAPPPAADLFLAAEQSLLLGHPLHPTPKSREGLSEAEARLYSPELHGSFPLHWMAVDHSVLATDSAWTEQGRPVSAEQLATGFAEGLALPDGTVPLPLHPWQARELLHRPAVAALLDAGLLHDLGPHGRPWHPTSSVRTVHRPDARAMLKLSLGVRITNSRRENLRKELHRGVEVHRLLRTGLAEQWQAANPGFDIVRDPAWLAVDTPAGVPVPGLDVMIRHNPFGPGDDAVCIAALTAPRPWPGSTRMRSRLADLVIRLAARTGRPTGAVAAEWFLRYLDHVVRPVLWLDGAAGVALEAHQQNTLVLLDSEGWPTGGRYRDNQGYYFRESHREDLEKRLPGIGGASDTFVSDQVTDERFAYYLGINNVLGLIGAFGAQRLADERVLLAAFRQFLGANTGLGSPLPHRLLEAATLRCKANLLTRLHGLDELVGPVDTQSVYVTVTNPLRS; this is encoded by the coding sequence GTGAACGCCAGCCCCGCCCCCGAAGCGTCCGACGACCGAGGCCGTCCCCCCGCCGGACCCCGCGGCCCGCTCGCCGTCGAACAGGTCACCGTCCCGCGCCAGCACTCCGGCCCGTACGAGCCCCGGCCCACGGGCGCACCGCAGTCCGCTCCGGCACCGCATCCCGCACCGCAGTCCGCTCCGGCACCGCAGCCCGCGAGTGCGCTCGGCGACGACCTCCTCGACCACCCGGACCCCGAACGGGCCGCGGACGCGGCGGCCCTCGAGAACCTGCTCCGCTGCTGGGTACGGGAGAAGAACCTGCCCGCCCCCGCGGCCGACGTCCTGCGCATCCCCCTCGACGCCAGCGGCGCCGCCCTGCTCGTCCCCGTCCGCTACTGGTCGCCCACCGGCTGGCACCGCTTCGGGTCGCCCGCCCTGGAGAACGCCCCGCGCAGCGCCCCGCCCGTCGACGCCGTCACCGTCGCCGCGCTCATCGGCCGGGAGAGCGGCCGCCCCGAGGGCACCGAGCTCGTCGGTCGCGTCGCCGACTCGGTCCGCCGCACCGCCGACTTCATCGTCGCCCGGCGCCACGACCCCGCGCCGCCGCCGGCCGCCGACCTCTTCCTCGCCGCCGAACAGTCCCTGCTGCTCGGTCACCCGCTGCACCCCACCCCGAAGAGCCGCGAAGGGCTCTCCGAGGCGGAGGCCCGGCTCTACTCGCCGGAACTCCACGGCTCCTTCCCGCTGCACTGGATGGCCGTCGACCATTCCGTCCTGGCCACCGACTCCGCCTGGACCGAGCAGGGCCGGCCCGTCTCCGCCGAGCAGCTCGCCACCGGCTTCGCCGAAGGGCTCGCACTCCCCGACGGAACCGTTCCGCTGCCGCTGCACCCCTGGCAGGCCCGCGAACTCCTGCACCGCCCCGCCGTCGCCGCCCTCCTCGACGCCGGCCTGCTCCACGACCTCGGCCCGCACGGCCGCCCCTGGCACCCCACCTCCTCGGTGCGCACCGTGCACCGCCCGGACGCCCGGGCGATGCTCAAGCTCTCGCTCGGCGTCCGGATCACCAACTCCCGCCGCGAGAACCTGCGCAAGGAACTCCACCGCGGCGTCGAGGTCCACCGGCTGCTCCGCACCGGTCTCGCCGAGCAGTGGCAGGCGGCCAACCCCGGCTTCGACATCGTCCGCGACCCCGCCTGGCTCGCCGTCGACACCCCGGCCGGCGTTCCGGTGCCCGGACTCGACGTGATGATCCGGCACAACCCCTTCGGCCCCGGCGACGACGCCGTCTGCATCGCCGCGCTCACCGCCCCGAGGCCCTGGCCCGGCAGCACCCGGATGCGCTCCCGCCTCGCCGACCTGGTCATCCGCCTCGCCGCCCGCACCGGCCGGCCCACCGGCGCCGTCGCCGCCGAGTGGTTCCTGCGCTACCTCGACCACGTCGTCCGCCCCGTGCTCTGGCTCGACGGCGCCGCGGGCGTCGCCCTGGAGGCCCACCAGCAGAACACCCTCGTGCTGCTCGACAGCGAGGGCTGGCCGACCGGCGGCCGCTACCGCGACAACCAGGGCTACTACTTCCGCGAGTCCCACCGCGAGGACCTGGAGAAGCGCCTGCCCGGCATCGGCGGCGCCAGCGACACCTTCGTCTCCGACCAGGTCACCGACGAACGCTTCGCCTACTACCTCGGCATCAACAACGTCCTCGGCCTCATCGGCGCGTTCGGAGCCCAGCGGCTCGCCGACGAGCGCGTCCTGCTCGCCGCCTTCCGCCAGTTCCTCGGTGCCAACACCGGCCTCGGCTCCCCGCTGCCGCACCGCCTCCTGGAGGCCGCCACCCTGCGCTGCAAGGCCAACCTGCTGACCCGGCTGCACGGCCTCGACGAACTCGTCGGCCCCGTCGACACCCAGTCCGTCTACGTCACCGTCACCAACCCGCTCCGTTCCTGA
- a CDS encoding trypsin-like serine peptidase, translating to MRSARPLPAVLGGLALALALTATACGPTDPTADKPAGGAGASSPAAAGEGDGALPKDLADKLKKHGVDPDKWKNGAWKNWDKETWLREAQDFVNPVIEGLWDPERMKSAKSPDPTISAKSTSSGATAPEPRPVRAQREKTPYHKNAAPVGKIFFDSPQGHMVCSGTIVKDPRRPGKSNLVWTAGHCVHAGKKGGWYRNITFVPAYNDLGKSASALNNAQPHEIAPYGQYWADWAVTSGDWIQSGGTNAAWPYDYAVLHVKPERGGKSLEETVGVALPIDFSAPTPAAAGYMGAWGYPAAPPYNGLIMHKCIDRPVGLSTAPATPTMYWIGCTMTGGSSGGGWIRTMPNGKPALVSNTSIGPAGGNGWLAGPQLGRGAKDAHDMVSKKFAR from the coding sequence ATGCGTTCCGCACGACCACTGCCCGCCGTTCTCGGCGGCCTGGCCCTGGCGCTGGCACTGACGGCCACCGCCTGCGGCCCGACCGACCCGACGGCCGACAAGCCCGCCGGTGGCGCCGGCGCTTCCAGCCCGGCCGCCGCCGGTGAGGGCGACGGCGCCCTTCCCAAGGACCTCGCCGACAAACTCAAGAAGCACGGCGTCGACCCGGACAAGTGGAAGAACGGCGCCTGGAAGAACTGGGACAAGGAGACCTGGCTCCGCGAGGCCCAGGACTTCGTCAACCCGGTCATCGAGGGGCTCTGGGACCCGGAGCGCATGAAGTCGGCGAAGAGCCCGGACCCGACGATCTCGGCCAAGTCGACCAGTTCCGGCGCCACCGCCCCGGAGCCGCGTCCCGTCCGGGCACAGCGGGAGAAGACGCCGTACCACAAGAACGCCGCCCCGGTCGGCAAGATCTTCTTCGACTCGCCGCAGGGCCACATGGTCTGCTCCGGCACGATCGTGAAGGACCCGCGCCGGCCCGGTAAGTCCAACCTCGTCTGGACGGCGGGCCACTGCGTCCACGCGGGCAAGAAGGGCGGCTGGTACCGCAACATCACCTTCGTCCCGGCCTACAACGACCTCGGCAAGTCGGCCTCGGCGCTGAACAACGCGCAGCCGCACGAGATCGCGCCGTACGGCCAGTACTGGGCCGACTGGGCCGTGACCTCGGGCGACTGGATCCAGAGCGGTGGCACCAACGCCGCCTGGCCGTACGACTACGCCGTGCTGCACGTGAAGCCGGAGCGGGGCGGGAAGTCCCTGGAGGAGACCGTCGGCGTGGCACTGCCGATCGACTTCTCGGCGCCGACGCCGGCCGCGGCGGGCTACATGGGCGCCTGGGGCTACCCGGCGGCTCCCCCGTACAACGGTCTGATCATGCACAAGTGCATCGACCGGCCCGTCGGGCTCAGCACCGCACCGGCCACGCCCACGATGTACTGGATCGGCTGCACCATGACCGGTGGCTCCTCCGGCGGCGGCTGGATCCGCACGATGCCGAACGGGAAGCCGGCGCTGGTGTCGAACACCTCGATCGGCCCGGCCGGCGGCAACGGCTGGCTGGCGGGACCGCAGCTCGGGCGCGGCGCCAAGGACGCGCACGACATGGTCAGCAAGAAGTTCGCCCGCTGA
- a CDS encoding trypsin-like serine peptidase, with protein sequence MRPIRPLLAAASAVAALTLTATACGPTEDDAQNKPSAPASQPGTDKIQIPQDLRDRLKEHGIDLDKWRGGEWKNWDREKWLREAKDYVNPIIEDLWDPDRMRDAERPDKPVKEEDISGDEGVTDPTPLPVRAKNVKTPYHDNAAESGKVFFDGPEGSMVCSATVVQDPARPGKSNMVWTAGHCVHAGKKGGWYRNIVFVPSYNNSGKPTSELEKASREEIAPYGVWWGDWAKTSEQWISQGGATGGQGAPYDFAVIHVTPEKGSGGKSLEETVGSALPVEFNAPAVPKIAAMKATGYPAAPPYDGQKLFQCKDKPGRLTIKAEQPTMYRIGCTMTGGSSGGGWVATGKDGKPALVSNTSIGPVTAGWLAGPRLGKEAQAVYDAVSRKYAGQ encoded by the coding sequence ATGCGACCGATTCGTCCGCTGCTGGCCGCAGCATCCGCCGTCGCGGCGCTGACGCTGACGGCCACCGCCTGCGGTCCGACCGAAGACGACGCGCAGAACAAGCCCAGCGCACCCGCGTCCCAGCCCGGCACGGACAAGATCCAGATCCCGCAGGATCTGAGGGACCGGCTCAAGGAGCACGGGATCGATCTGGACAAGTGGCGCGGTGGCGAGTGGAAGAACTGGGACCGCGAGAAGTGGCTGCGTGAGGCCAAGGACTACGTCAACCCGATCATCGAGGACCTCTGGGACCCGGACCGGATGCGCGATGCGGAGCGTCCCGACAAGCCGGTGAAGGAGGAGGACATCTCGGGCGACGAGGGGGTCACCGACCCGACCCCGCTGCCGGTGCGGGCGAAGAACGTGAAGACGCCGTACCACGACAACGCCGCCGAGTCCGGGAAGGTCTTCTTCGACGGCCCCGAGGGGTCCATGGTCTGCTCCGCGACGGTGGTCCAGGACCCGGCGCGCCCCGGCAAGTCCAACATGGTCTGGACGGCGGGGCATTGCGTCCACGCGGGCAAGAAGGGCGGCTGGTACCGCAACATCGTCTTCGTGCCCTCGTACAACAACAGCGGCAAGCCGACCTCCGAGCTGGAGAAGGCCAGCCGCGAGGAGATCGCGCCGTACGGCGTGTGGTGGGGCGACTGGGCGAAGACCTCCGAGCAGTGGATCTCCCAGGGCGGGGCCACCGGCGGTCAGGGCGCGCCGTACGACTTCGCGGTCATCCACGTGACTCCGGAGAAGGGCAGCGGCGGCAAGTCGCTGGAGGAGACGGTCGGTTCGGCGCTCCCGGTGGAGTTCAACGCGCCGGCGGTGCCGAAGATCGCCGCGATGAAGGCGACCGGGTACCCGGCGGCGCCGCCGTACGACGGCCAGAAGCTGTTCCAGTGCAAGGACAAGCCGGGCCGGCTGACCATCAAGGCCGAGCAGCCGACGATGTACCGGATCGGCTGCACGATGACCGGCGGTTCGTCGGGCGGCGGCTGGGTGGCCACCGGCAAGGACGGGAAGCCCGCGCTGGTGTCGAACACCTCGATCGGCCCGGTGACGGCGGGTTGGCTGGCCGGTCCGCGGCTGGGCAAGGAGGCGCAGGCCGTGTACGACGCGGTGAGCCGGAAGTACGCGGGTCAGTAG
- a CDS encoding diaminobutyrate--2-oxoglutarate transaminase family protein translates to MAVTEPAPAVRPHPRGGKEHQGGEGREGYEGILRRQSLRESAARTYARSLPIVPVRARGLTIEGADGRRYLDCLSGAGTLALGHNHPVVLEAIKKVIDSGAPLHVLDLATPVKDAFTTELFATLPGPLADDARIQFCGPAGTDAVEAALKLARTATGRSGLLAFTGAYHGMTAGALDASGGAPDVRVTRLPYPQDYRCPFGVGGDRGAELGARWTENLLDDPKSGAGTPAAMILEPVQGEGGVIPAPDAWLRRMRRITEERGIPLIADEVQTGVGRTGAFWAVEHSGVVPDVMVLSKAIGGSLPLAVVVYRSSLDAWQPGAHAGTFRGNQLAMAAGAATLAYVRENALADRAATLGARMLARLQGLATAHPCIGDVRGRGLMIGVELVDPDADDPAATVPPPAPELAAAVQRACLDRGLIVELGGRSNAVVRLLPPLTLTDEQAVAVLDRFADALAAAERAGHHRNDTGPSH, encoded by the coding sequence GTGGCCGTGACCGAACCAGCTCCGGCGGTACGTCCGCACCCACGTGGGGGGAAGGAACACCAGGGAGGGGAGGGGCGCGAGGGGTACGAGGGCATCCTGCGGCGGCAGTCGCTGCGCGAGTCGGCCGCCCGCACCTACGCCCGCTCGCTGCCGATCGTCCCGGTCCGCGCCCGGGGCCTGACCATCGAGGGCGCCGACGGCCGGCGCTACCTGGACTGCCTGTCCGGCGCGGGCACCCTCGCCCTGGGCCACAACCACCCCGTGGTCCTCGAAGCCATCAAGAAGGTCATCGACTCCGGCGCCCCGCTGCACGTCCTCGACCTCGCCACCCCGGTCAAGGACGCCTTCACCACCGAGCTGTTCGCCACCCTGCCGGGCCCCCTCGCCGACGACGCCCGCATCCAGTTCTGCGGACCGGCCGGCACCGACGCCGTCGAGGCCGCCCTCAAACTCGCCCGCACCGCCACAGGCCGCAGCGGACTGCTCGCCTTCACCGGCGCGTACCACGGCATGACGGCCGGCGCGCTCGACGCCTCCGGCGGCGCCCCCGACGTACGGGTCACCCGGCTGCCCTACCCGCAGGACTACCGCTGCCCGTTCGGTGTCGGCGGCGACCGCGGGGCCGAACTCGGCGCGCGCTGGACCGAGAACCTCCTCGACGACCCCAAGAGCGGCGCCGGCACCCCGGCCGCGATGATCCTCGAACCCGTCCAGGGCGAGGGTGGCGTCATCCCCGCCCCCGACGCGTGGCTGCGCCGGATGCGGAGGATCACCGAGGAGCGCGGCATCCCGCTGATCGCCGACGAGGTGCAGACCGGCGTCGGGCGCACCGGCGCCTTCTGGGCCGTCGAGCACAGCGGCGTCGTGCCCGACGTGATGGTCCTCTCCAAGGCCATCGGCGGCTCGCTGCCGCTCGCCGTCGTCGTCTACCGGTCGTCGCTCGACGCCTGGCAGCCCGGCGCCCACGCCGGCACCTTCCGGGGCAACCAGCTCGCCATGGCGGCGGGCGCGGCCACCCTCGCGTACGTCCGGGAGAACGCCCTCGCCGACCGCGCGGCCACCCTCGGCGCCCGCATGCTCGCTCGGCTCCAGGGCCTCGCCACCGCGCACCCCTGCATCGGCGACGTACGCGGCCGGGGCCTCATGATCGGCGTCGAACTCGTGGACCCGGACGCCGACGATCCGGCCGCCACCGTCCCGCCGCCCGCACCCGAGCTCGCTGCCGCCGTCCAGCGCGCCTGTCTCGACCGCGGGCTGATCGTCGAACTCGGCGGCCGGAGCAACGCCGTCGTCCGTCTCCTCCCCCCACTCACCCTCACCGACGAACAGGCCGTGGCCGTCCTCGACCGGTTCGCCGACGCCCTGGCCGCAGCCGAGCGCGCCGGGCACCACCGGAACGACACCGGACCGTCCCACTGA
- a CDS encoding GNAT family N-acetyltransferase, translating to MPPTDARTDTGVPPRRPSAPGADDTTLELRLPADFLALFAAAESGPPDADDDLLDSVAAWGPATTPAGTFRLRPVRIERDLATVASWMNDPVVAAFWELAGPESVTADHLRAQLDGDGRSVPCLGVLDGTPMSYFEIYRADLDPLARHYTARPHDTGVHLLIGGGADRGRGLGTVLLRAVADLVLDHRPRCTRVLAEPDIRNTPSVSAFLSAGFRYSAELELPDKRAALMVRDRALRHVL from the coding sequence GTGCCTCCCACCGATGCGCGCACCGACACCGGAGTACCGCCCCGCCGGCCGTCCGCCCCGGGCGCGGACGACACCACCCTGGAACTGCGGCTGCCCGCCGACTTCCTGGCGCTCTTCGCGGCGGCCGAGAGCGGACCGCCCGACGCCGACGACGACCTGCTCGACTCGGTCGCCGCCTGGGGCCCCGCGACCACACCCGCCGGCACCTTCCGGCTCAGGCCGGTGCGGATCGAGCGGGACCTCGCGACCGTCGCCAGCTGGATGAACGATCCCGTGGTCGCCGCCTTCTGGGAGCTCGCGGGCCCCGAGAGCGTCACCGCCGACCACCTGCGGGCCCAACTCGACGGAGACGGGCGCAGCGTCCCCTGCCTCGGCGTCCTCGACGGCACGCCCATGAGCTACTTCGAGATCTACCGCGCCGACCTGGACCCGCTGGCCCGCCACTACACGGCCCGCCCGCACGACACCGGCGTCCACCTCCTCATCGGCGGCGGCGCCGACCGGGGCCGCGGCCTCGGCACCGTCCTGCTCCGCGCCGTCGCCGACCTCGTACTCGACCACCGGCCGCGCTGCACCCGCGTCCTGGCCGAACCCGACATCCGCAACACCCCCTCCGTGTCCGCCTTCCTGAGCGCCGGATTCCGCTACTC